A window of the Deinococcus gobiensis I-0 genome harbors these coding sequences:
- a CDS encoding S41 family peptidase translates to MNRNRLFVVAGTLALTAAVAYAQMGGYTAQNLGNSSEGKTLLTVLNDLNKYYLYPVDQDKLLRGAINGAIGSLNDEFTYYTEPSNNEIDAENLSGSFGGIGVTLVGVNGDGTGGKVDNVYKGNAASKSGVQIGDVFVKIGDKDVTGAKLDDIVKLVRGPIGSAVNVTFARQGKPYTVKLTRDKVNIISVEKTVLPGKIGYIALNTFYNEQASAQFREAVADMKKQGVQKLILDLRDNGGGLLSAGVDVADQFLQSGPIVSLRERDAKPQVYGQARNQPSDYTGRLVVLVNKNSASASEVVSGALQDAGRATIIGEQTFGKGVAQIPVTLPDGGKVAIVNSAWLTPKGREIHKKGITPDIVVTDTRYTLPLNFTGGGATPGSKLTITVAGKPVTVTADKDGKFTYTGEVKRPERSSTQGEAVVDTQGDAILKRGIQALQ, encoded by the coding sequence GTGAACCGCAACCGTCTGTTCGTCGTGGCCGGAACCCTGGCCCTGACCGCCGCTGTCGCCTATGCACAGATGGGCGGCTACACCGCGCAGAATCTGGGCAACTCCTCCGAGGGCAAGACCCTCCTGACCGTCCTGAACGACCTGAACAAGTACTACCTCTACCCGGTGGACCAGGACAAGCTGCTGCGCGGCGCAATCAACGGCGCGATCGGCAGCCTGAACGACGAGTTCACGTACTACACCGAGCCGTCGAACAACGAGATCGACGCCGAGAACCTCAGCGGGTCCTTCGGCGGCATCGGCGTGACGCTGGTCGGGGTCAACGGCGACGGCACGGGCGGCAAGGTGGACAACGTCTACAAGGGCAACGCGGCCTCGAAAAGCGGCGTGCAGATCGGCGACGTGTTCGTCAAGATCGGCGACAAGGACGTGACGGGCGCCAAGCTCGACGACATCGTGAAACTGGTGCGCGGCCCCATCGGCTCGGCCGTGAACGTGACCTTCGCGCGTCAGGGCAAGCCCTACACGGTCAAGCTCACGCGCGACAAGGTCAACATCATCAGCGTCGAGAAGACGGTGCTGCCGGGCAAGATCGGCTACATCGCCCTGAACACCTTCTACAACGAGCAGGCCAGCGCCCAGTTCCGTGAAGCGGTCGCGGACATGAAAAAGCAGGGCGTGCAGAAACTCATCCTGGACCTGCGCGACAACGGCGGCGGCCTGCTCTCGGCCGGCGTGGACGTGGCCGACCAGTTCCTGCAGAGCGGCCCTATCGTGAGCCTGCGCGAGCGCGACGCCAAGCCGCAGGTCTACGGGCAGGCCCGCAACCAGCCCAGCGACTACACCGGCAGGCTGGTCGTGCTCGTCAACAAGAACAGCGCCAGCGCCAGCGAGGTCGTCTCGGGCGCGCTCCAGGACGCCGGGCGCGCGACCATCATCGGCGAGCAGACCTTCGGCAAGGGCGTCGCCCAGATTCCGGTGACGCTGCCCGACGGCGGCAAGGTCGCCATCGTGAACAGCGCGTGGCTGACCCCCAAGGGCCGCGAGATCCACAAGAAGGGCATCACGCCCGACATCGTGGTGACCGACACGCGCTACACCCTGCCGCTGAACTTCACGGGCGGCGGCGCGACTCCGGGCAGCAAGCTGACGATCACGGTGGCGGGCAAGCCGGTGACGGTCACGGCCGACAAGGACGGCAAGTTCACCTACACCGGCGAGGTCAAGCGCCCCGAGCGCAGCTCGACCCAGGGCGAGGCCGTGGTGGACACGCAGGGCGACGCGATCCTCAAGCGCGGAATTCAGGCGTTGCAGTAA
- a CDS encoding C39 family peptidase: MPLIRQTYNACGPASITQVLGYFGLKVALADVSRLTRPTERSYMTAQAIVDFAPQVGMEARLYSGGSLATVRAAIRQGLPLIALQSHIPRAGTVIPHWRVVVGYDDAAAQVELMDPLLGHVAMGYADFTRVWADHRGQFAVLYPPQLRARVRATVG, translated from the coding sequence GTGCCGCTCATCCGCCAGACCTACAACGCCTGCGGCCCGGCGAGCATCACGCAGGTGCTGGGGTATTTCGGATTGAAGGTCGCCCTGGCCGATGTGAGCCGCCTGACCCGCCCCACCGAGCGCTCGTACATGACCGCCCAGGCCATCGTGGACTTCGCGCCGCAGGTCGGCATGGAGGCGCGGCTGTACTCGGGCGGCTCGCTCGCCACCGTGCGCGCGGCCATCCGTCAGGGCCTGCCCCTGATCGCCCTGCAATCGCACATTCCGCGTGCGGGTACCGTCATTCCCCACTGGCGCGTGGTCGTGGGCTATGACGACGCCGCAGCCCAGGTCGAACTCATGGACCCGCTGCTGGGCCACGTGGCGATGGGGTACGCCGACTTTACGCGCGTGTGGGCCGACCACAGGGGCCAGTTCGCGGTGTTGTACCCCCCGCAACTGCGGGCGCGCGTGCGGGCGACGGTGGGGTAG
- a CDS encoding peptide chain release factor 3 translates to MTAPAAQLETEIARRRTFAIISHPDAGKTTITEKLLLYGGAIQEAGSVTAKEGRSHTKSDWMSIEQQRGISISSSALTFEYRGRHVNLLDTPGHQDFSEDTYRTLTAADSALMVLDAARGVQTQTEKLFAVCRNREIPILTFVNKMDRPALDPFELIAQVEETLKITVVPLTWPIGDGPDFKGVYDLQTGQVLAFERTSGGKHRAPMQTAGLDDPQLDALVGRDLAAKLREDVELIQGAMPEFEASAFLAGELTPVFFGSAMNNFGVEHFLSNFVELAPPPGAVETNQGEREPDAPFAGFIFKLQANMSKQHRDRTAYMRVMSGHFERGMDVTHTRTGRKLRLSQAHTLFAQDREKVEEAYPGDIVGLVNPGVFQIGDVVSVEGKLLLPSFPRFTPETFATIALKDVGKRKAFMKGLTQLAEEGVVQVFYPTDGARDPYLGAVGPLQFEVFQARLSEEYGVEVEMNVTSYGLVRWLAGDPSNVARFARHVEDDQGRPVMLFRSKYDLEYTAEQHPEIEFLPLPRDLTRV, encoded by the coding sequence ATGACCGCACCTGCCGCCCAACTCGAAACCGAGATTGCCCGCCGCCGCACCTTCGCCATCATCTCGCACCCCGACGCCGGGAAAACCACCATCACCGAAAAGCTGCTGCTGTACGGAGGCGCCATTCAGGAAGCGGGCAGCGTGACCGCCAAGGAAGGGCGCTCGCACACCAAGTCCGACTGGATGAGCATCGAGCAGCAGCGCGGAATTTCCATCTCCAGCTCGGCGCTGACCTTCGAGTACCGGGGCCGGCACGTCAACCTGCTCGACACGCCGGGCCACCAGGATTTCAGCGAGGACACCTACCGCACCCTGACGGCCGCCGACTCGGCGCTGATGGTGCTCGACGCGGCGCGCGGCGTGCAGACCCAGACCGAGAAGCTGTTCGCGGTGTGCCGCAACCGCGAAATCCCCATCCTGACCTTCGTGAACAAGATGGACCGTCCCGCCCTGGACCCCTTCGAGCTCATCGCCCAGGTCGAGGAGACGCTGAAGATCACGGTGGTGCCGCTCACGTGGCCCATCGGGGACGGCCCGGATTTCAAGGGCGTGTACGACCTCCAGACCGGGCAGGTGCTGGCCTTCGAGCGCACCTCGGGCGGCAAGCACCGCGCGCCGATGCAGACCGCCGGCCTGGACGACCCGCAACTCGACGCCCTGGTCGGCCGGGACCTCGCCGCCAAGCTGCGCGAGGACGTGGAACTCATCCAGGGGGCCATGCCCGAATTCGAGGCCTCGGCTTTCCTGGCGGGCGAGCTGACCCCGGTGTTCTTCGGCTCGGCCATGAACAATTTCGGCGTCGAGCATTTCCTGAGCAACTTCGTCGAGCTGGCGCCCCCGCCGGGGGCCGTCGAGACCAACCAGGGCGAGCGTGAGCCGGACGCCCCCTTCGCGGGCTTCATCTTCAAGCTGCAGGCCAACATGAGCAAGCAGCACCGCGACCGCACCGCCTACATGCGCGTGATGTCCGGGCACTTCGAGCGCGGCATGGACGTGACCCACACCCGCACCGGCCGCAAGCTGCGTCTCTCGCAGGCACACACGCTGTTCGCCCAGGACCGCGAGAAGGTCGAGGAAGCGTATCCCGGCGACATCGTGGGGCTCGTGAACCCCGGCGTCTTCCAGATCGGGGACGTGGTGAGTGTGGAGGGCAAGCTGCTGCTGCCCAGCTTCCCGCGCTTCACGCCCGAGACCTTCGCCACCATCGCCCTCAAGGACGTGGGCAAGCGCAAGGCCTTCATGAAGGGCCTGACCCAGCTCGCCGAGGAAGGGGTGGTGCAGGTCTTCTACCCGACCGACGGCGCGCGCGACCCCTATCTGGGCGCGGTCGGCCCGCTCCAGTTCGAGGTGTTCCAGGCGCGGCTCTCGGAGGAGTACGGCGTGGAGGTCGAGATGAACGTCACGAGCTACGGGCTGGTGCGCTGGCTGGCGGGTGACCCCAGCAACGTGGCCCGGTTCGCCCGGCACGTCGAAGACGACCAGGGCCGCCCGGTCATGCTGTTCCGCAGCAAGTACGACCTCGAATACACCGCCGAGCAGCACCCGGAAATCGAGTTCCTGCCGCTGCCCCGCGACCTCACGCGGGTCTGA
- the ftsE gene encoding cell division ATP-binding protein FtsE, translating to MIDFRGVTLEYPVTRTLALDNLSLHVTKGEFVYLVGHSGAGKSSFMNLVLKRALPTRGEVRVAGEPLSRYRGRRTPLLRRRMGTVFQDNLLLHHLSAYDNVAFALRVTGVPAREWPARVSGALRTVGLEHKKQALPLQLSLGEQQRVAIARAIVSDPPLLLADEPTGNLDPDNSREVLKVLQNVNLRGTTVVVATHARDLVETFRHRTLTLRKGKLVRDDALGGYAL from the coding sequence ATGATCGATTTCCGCGGTGTGACGCTCGAATACCCGGTGACGCGTACGCTGGCACTCGACAACCTCAGCCTGCACGTCACCAAGGGCGAGTTCGTGTACCTGGTGGGGCATTCGGGCGCGGGCAAGAGCAGCTTCATGAACCTCGTCCTCAAGCGGGCGCTGCCCACGCGCGGCGAGGTCCGTGTGGCGGGCGAGCCGCTCTCGCGCTACCGGGGCCGCCGCACGCCGCTGCTGCGCCGGCGCATGGGCACGGTGTTTCAGGACAACCTGCTGCTGCATCACCTGAGCGCCTACGACAACGTGGCCTTCGCCCTGCGCGTGACCGGCGTGCCCGCGCGCGAGTGGCCGGCGCGGGTGTCGGGGGCGCTGCGCACGGTGGGTCTGGAACACAAGAAACAGGCCCTGCCGCTGCAACTGTCGCTGGGCGAGCAGCAGCGCGTCGCCATCGCGCGGGCCATCGTCTCGGACCCGCCCCTGCTGCTGGCCGACGAGCCGACCGGCAACCTCGACCCCGACAACAGCCGCGAGGTCCTCAAGGTCCTCCAGAACGTCAACCTGCGCGGCACGACGGTGGTGGTGGCGACCCACGCCCGCGACCTCGTGGAGACCTTCCGGCACCGCACGCTGACGCTGCGCAAGGGCAAGCTGGTCCGCGACGACGCCCTGGGCGGCTACGCGCTGTGA
- a CDS encoding cell division protein FtsX yields the protein MSYHFRQALLAMRANLTATFSTLTTMTITLLVLGAVLLLTLNVNRTLSQLESQVEVAAYLTSSADGEALLARVRAYPQVRAASLVSPEQVLSEMTRDYPYAREAAALAGNPFPETLRMRVARVEDSRRVADAVSALPGVEDVEYGAGYVDPAVRTLTAVRAAGYALVALLLLGTLFNILNAVRVAMYARRSEIGVMRLLGATPAFIRMPHLIEGVLVGVLAAALSAGLLGLAYTQLAGRVAQFVPVFPVVTDWQTIAPVLGGVAALGLLIGLLGSLFATSRYLRELE from the coding sequence GTGAGCTATCACTTCCGGCAGGCGCTGCTCGCCATGCGCGCCAACCTCACGGCGACCTTCTCGACCCTGACCACCATGACCATCACGCTGCTCGTGCTGGGCGCGGTGCTGCTGCTCACCCTGAACGTCAACCGGACCCTGTCGCAGCTCGAATCGCAGGTCGAGGTGGCCGCCTACCTCACCTCGTCGGCCGACGGCGAGGCGCTGCTCGCGCGTGTGCGCGCCTACCCGCAGGTACGTGCGGCCTCGCTGGTGAGCCCCGAACAGGTGCTGAGCGAGATGACGCGCGACTACCCCTACGCCCGTGAGGCGGCGGCGCTGGCGGGCAACCCCTTTCCCGAGACGCTGCGGATGCGTGTGGCGAGGGTCGAGGACTCGCGCCGGGTCGCCGACGCGGTCTCGGCGCTGCCCGGCGTCGAGGACGTCGAGTACGGCGCGGGCTACGTGGACCCGGCCGTACGCACCCTGACGGCCGTGCGCGCCGCCGGGTACGCGCTGGTGGCCCTGCTGCTGCTGGGCACGCTGTTCAACATCCTGAACGCGGTGCGGGTCGCCATGTACGCCCGCCGCAGCGAGATCGGCGTGATGCGCCTGCTGGGGGCCACGCCCGCCTTCATCCGCATGCCGCACCTCATCGAGGGGGTGCTGGTGGGGGTGCTGGCCGCCGCCCTCTCGGCCGGGCTGCTGGGGCTGGCCTATACGCAGCTCGCGGGGCGGGTGGCGCAGTTCGTGCCGGTGTTCCCGGTCGTCACCGACTGGCAGACCATCGCGCCCGTGCTGGGCGGGGTGGCGGCGCTGGGCCTCCTGATCGGGCTGCTGGGCAGCCTCTTCGCCACCAGCCGCTACCTGCGGGAGCTGGAGTGA
- a CDS encoding glycine-rich domain-containing protein — MTIHSGRPTPNPDLNTWPLPDGLRARLMREHGWSAAFAEQAETEYRRFVYLATLGRPVTPSPAVDEVWHTHLMFTRDYWGGFQALLPAPLHHEPGTGDPGDAARLREQYLDTLALYERTFGEAAPATCWPRPAIPATNPAQRPAPGGLWGWVVGAAVLGLGGSVLTGTLLFLLPTALVFGILALAVLLGRRGGHSRPGDGAAGAGGLVLFGLDLGGDGGNTDGGGCGSSDGGGAGCGSGCGGGGCGS; from the coding sequence ATGACCATCCACAGCGGCAGACCGACTCCCAATCCCGACCTCAACACCTGGCCCCTCCCCGACGGCCTTCGCGCCCGCCTGATGCGCGAACACGGCTGGAGCGCCGCCTTCGCGGAGCAGGCCGAGACCGAGTACCGCCGCTTCGTGTATCTCGCCACGCTGGGCCGGCCCGTGACCCCCTCGCCCGCTGTAGACGAGGTGTGGCACACCCACCTGATGTTCACCCGCGACTACTGGGGCGGGTTTCAGGCACTACTGCCTGCACCGCTGCACCACGAGCCCGGTACCGGCGACCCGGGGGACGCGGCCCGGCTGCGGGAACAGTATCTGGACACGCTGGCGCTGTACGAGCGCACCTTCGGCGAGGCGGCACCGGCCACCTGCTGGCCCCGCCCGGCGATACCCGCTACGAATCCGGCGCAGCGGCCCGCACCGGGCGGCCTGTGGGGCTGGGTGGTCGGCGCGGCGGTGCTGGGCCTGGGGGGCAGCGTCCTCACCGGCACGCTCCTGTTCCTGCTGCCGACTGCCCTGGTCTTCGGCATTCTGGCCCTGGCGGTCCTGCTCGGCCGCCGGGGGGGCCACTCCAGGCCCGGCGACGGCGCGGCCGGGGCCGGCGGGCTGGTGCTGTTCGGCCTGGATCTGGGCGGCGACGGCGGCAACACAGACGGTGGGGGGTGCGGCAGCAGCGACGGCGGCGGGGCCGGCTGCGGGAGTGGGTGCGGCGGCGGGGGATGCGGCTCCTAG